A single genomic interval of Vicia villosa cultivar HV-30 ecotype Madison, WI unplaced genomic scaffold, Vvil1.0 ctg.000010F_1_1, whole genome shotgun sequence harbors:
- the LOC131621645 gene encoding calmodulin-like protein 11, whose amino-acid sequence MMTDSLSEDQIAEIFEAFCLIDKNNDGFITADELTVTIRTLDGNPRKEEIHDMISEVDIDGKGFIDFEEFLNIMSTKIKENMSDELKEAFKVFDRDQDGYISARELRFVMINLGEKLTYEEAKQMIREADLDGDGKLNYEEFAKMMMMLKC is encoded by the exons ATGATGACAGATTCTTTGAGCGAAGATCAAATTGCTGAAATCTTCGAAGCATTTTGTCTCATTGACAAGAACAATGATG ggttTATTACAGCGGATGAATTAACAGTCACAATCCGAACATTAGATGGAAATCCAAGAAAAGAAGAAATTCATGATATGATTAGTGAAGTGGATATTGATGGAAAAGGATTTATTGATTTTGAAGagttcttgaatattatgagtacCAAAATAAAG GAAAATATGTCTGATGAATTGAAAGAAGCATTCAAAGTATTTGATAGAGATCAAGATGGCTATATTTCTGCAAGGGAG TTGAGATTCGTAATGATTAATTTGGGAGAGAAGCTAACGTATGAAGAGGCTAAACAAATGATTAGAGAAGCGGATTTGGATGGCGATGGTAAACTTAACTATGAAGAATTTgcaaagatgatgatgatgctaaAGTGTTGA
- the LOC131621700 gene encoding uncharacterized protein LOC131621700, with amino-acid sequence MVMDASEDRTNFEDDYSPSSTVFKFDRPIPLLRGPLLASPSDDPSAGPYVLAFRDSQAWASSFIACERKIVQQCEEGARIGCAINASSKCKPPWWKVLSGPKLSDLKEREICEVREMEECFNVAKEKCVGLAREKCLAPFRDARIKVGKGVLSSKEAVKLIGWTSMPTSKMSSKCLIGGEFGVTNRRASELLDYNDFVKRILDERQHGTES; translated from the coding sequence atggtgatggATGCATCCGAAGACCGCACGAATTTCGAAGACGACTACTCACCTTCATCAACCGTTTTCAAATTCGACCGCCCAATCCCCTTACTTCGAGGACCGTTACTGGCAAGTCCTTCCGACGATCCATCCGCGGGTCCTTACGTTCTGGCCTTCCGTGACTCACAAGCTTGGGCCTCTTCATTCATAGCCTGCGAGCGCAAAATCGTTCAGCAATGCGAGGAAGGGGCAAGGATTGGTTGCGCTATCAATGCTTCCAGCAAGTGCAAGCCTCCTTGGTGGAAGGTTCTGTCCGGTCCCAAACTCTCGGATTTGAAGGAACGGGAGATTTGTGAAGTGCGTGAGATGGAAGAGTGTTTCAATGTGGCGAAAGAGAAATGTGTTGGGTTGGCTAGGGAGAAGTGTTTGGCTCCTTTTAGGGATGCGAGGATTAAGGTTGGGAAAGGGGTTTTGAGTTCGAAGGAAGCTGTGAAGTTGATTGGATGGACTTCAATGCCAACGAGTAAAATGAGTTCTAAGTGTTTGATTGGTGGTGAATTTGGCGTGACTAATCGAAGGGCTAGTGAATTGTTGGATTATAATGATTTTGTGAAACGAATTTTGGATGAGAGACAACACGGGACCGAAAGTTAA